A region of Solanum dulcamara chromosome 7, daSolDulc1.2, whole genome shotgun sequence DNA encodes the following proteins:
- the LOC129894797 gene encoding uncharacterized protein LOC129894797 produces the protein MAPYKGNNVRYHLAEFRRGATRQLREPRGCIEKFNYLHSSCRNVLERTFGVWKARWSILRDMPYYHIDTQRDTVLATMAIHNYIRKKCNVDDAFQTAENESYIPSVDSNDIGTTSRDNNVDVEDVGEQNDVYWMGFRDMVASNISNA, from the coding sequence ATGGCTCCATACAAAGGAAATAATGTAAGATATCACCTAGCTGAATTTCGCCGCGGTGCAACTCGACAATTGCGAGAGCCAAGAGGATGCATTGAGAAATTTAACTATTTACACTCTTCTTGTAGAAATGTATTAGAGCGCACATTTGGCGTTTGGAAAGCAAGATGGTCTATTTTGAGAGACATGCCATACTATCACATTGACACACAAAGGGACACCGTACTTGCTACTATGGCCATTCACAATTATATTAGAAAGAAATGCAATGTGGATGATGCATTCCAAACAGCCGAGAATGAGAGCTATATTCCAtcggttgattctaatgatattGGCACAACTTCAAGAGATAACAATGTAGATGTCGAAGATGTAGGAGAACAGAATGATGTCTATTGGATGGGGTTTCGTGATATGGTTGCTAGTAATATTTCTAATGCTTGA